TTACTATTAAGCTTTCCATGATAGAAAATTCCGCCTACCGCCTGGCAAATAATATTAAAAAGACGCAGAAAAGAGCCAACGCCCTAAAAAACATTACAATTCCAACCTACGAGGAGCTTAGCCGCAATATAACAAACGCGTTGGAAGAAAAAGAGCGAGAAGAGTTTACCAGACTAAAGGTAATTAAACAGACAAAGCAGAAATAAAATCACATACAAAAGCTGCCTCAGAATGTTCTTCATTCTGGGGCTCTTTCTTTTTTCCTGTTTAAGGCTTTTATGTAAATTGAAAAATCTGTTTCCCTATGCTAAAATGAAACTACTTATTTATCAGGAGGTACTATCTTTGGAATTACACTGGTCAATACTGTTTGCCATGGAAACTATAGGAACCATTGCATTTGCTTCCTCCGGGGCCATGGTAGCTATTGAAAAGAACCTGGATCTTTTAGGGGTAATTGTTCTCGGCGTTACTACTGCAGTGGGGGGCGGAATGCTTAGGGACATTATTATTGGAAACATACCGCCTAATTTATTTGTAAATCCTGTTTACGTGTTCATGGCCTTGGCCACAGTAATTATTTTATTCCTGATTATTCGCTTTCACCGCCATTTTTTATTTGGCCGCTCCAGAATAACCTATGAAAAAATTATGAATATTTTTGATGCCGTAGGCTTAGGAGCATTTACAGTTGTAGGGATTGATACTGCCGTCAGCTCCGGTTACGGCGAATACCATTTTCTCGCCGCATTTTTAGGTGTAATGACAGGAGTGGGAGGCGGAATTCTGCGGGATATTATGGCGGATCAGACGCCGTATATATTGAAAAAGCACGTGTATGCCAGCGCTTCTATTGCAGGAGCCGTGGCTTACATTTTACTGGCAGGTCAGATTTCTTCTGACAGCGCCATGATTATTTGTTCTGTGCTTGTAGTGGCGATTCGTTTGCTGGCCACAAAATACCGGTGGAATCTGCCCACTGCGCTGGGAAATATAGAGAAAGGAGACATTGTAAGGGACCATGAAAGTTCTCTATAATTTGCTGGGTATTCTTTGTTCCTTTTGTTTAATTATAATACTTCTTATTACTTCAGTGGAGGCTGTTGCTTATTGGACTCCAGGATACTATGAGAAGGAATATTCAAAATATCATGTAACTGAGGCTGTGCATATGGAAATGGACGACCTGCTTACAGTCACATACGAAATGATGGATTATCTGAAAGGTCAAAGGACAGATCTTCATATTACTACTGTGGTGGACGGACAGGAGCGGGAGTTTTTTAATGAGCGGGAAATCGCCCATATGGAGGATGTGCGCAATTTATTTTTAGGAGGAATCACTCTTCGCCGGACCTGCATGATGGCAGCTTCCGCATGTTTATTACTTCTCTTATTTTTAAAAGCGGACATTAAAAAAGTGCTGCCGCGGACAATCTGTCTGGGCACTGGGATATTTTTTATTATTTCAGCTGTTTTAGGAGGAATTATATCCACAGACTTTACAAAATACTTTATTATTTTCCACAAAATATTCTTTAACAATGATCTTTGGATTTTAGACCCTTCCACTGATCTTCTGATTAATATTGTACCTGAGCCGTTTTTTATGGACACGGCTTTCCGCATCGGCGTATTATTTATTTCAGGAGTGCTGATTATGTTTATCGCCTGCCTGGCCTGCGCCATACTGGAAAAGAAAAGCAGCGCAACTAAATAATATTCTGAAATGGAGACATAAATGAGACGATTTTTAACACTTCTGCTTTGTCTTTTACTGGCGACATGTATCTGGCCTCAGGCTGCCTACGGGGCTCCTGATTGGCCTTCCAATATAAATATTGAGGCAGACGGCGGCATTGTAATAGATGCAGAAACCTCTGCAGTTATATATGGAAAAAATATTCACCAGCAATATTATCCGGCCAGCATCACAAAAGTACTTACTGCTTTAATAGTTTTAGAGCAGTGTGATTTAAACGAAAGCGTTACCTTTTCCCACGATGCGGTTTACAATGTGGAGGCAGGAAGCAGCAACGCCAATCTGGAAGAGGGAGATGTGCTGACTGTGGAGGACTGTTTGTACGCCCTGCTGTTAAATTCAGCCAATGAGGCGGGAAACGCTTTGGCCGAACATGTTTCTGGTTCCAGGGAAGCTTTTGCCGAGCTGATGAACCAAAGAGCCGCAGAGCTGGGCTGCCAGGACAGCCATTTTGCAAACCCCAGCGGCTTAAACGATGAAAACCACTATACGTCAGCCTATGATATGGCTTTAATTTGCCAGGCTGCCATTAAAAACGATAAATTCCGGAAAATTGACAGCGCTCTTTACTATGATTTGCGGCCTACTATACGAGATCCGGAAGGACATACTCTTTACGCTCATCACGCTATGATGAAAAAAAATGACTCCCGGTATTATTCTGGTATATTTGGAGGAAAAACAGGCTACACCTCTTTAGCCGGCAATACTCTTGTTACCTTTGCAGAGCGGGACGGAATGACTTTGATCGCCGTTATTTTAAACGGTCATCTGACTCACTACAGCGATACGAAAACACTTTTGGATTTTGGCTTTAATAACTTCCAAAATGTAGATATTGCTTCCAACGACAGTACCTACGGTTCTATGGAATCTGATATGACTATTGCAGGCCTGCCTGCAGGAGATCTTTCCAGAATTGTTTTGGAAAAGGGCTGTTCTGTCACCCTTCCCAGGGACGCTGATTTTTCCGATACTAATGTAACTTTAGAATATGACTTGGATTCTCAGGCCCCGGATAATGCTATTGCAAAGCTTATTTATACTTATAATGACCGGGTGGTAGGCTCTCCTTATCTTCTTAATGAGACAAGCCAGCTTCCTTCCCTCCCTGCTCTTCCCCCAGGGGAAACTAGTTCAGATGAGGATCAATCTGCAGTTTCACAGGCAGCTGCCGCTCAAGGTGAGGAGTCTTCTCAAACCGAATCCTCCTCTTCTCAAAATGATGAGACAGGGGACAACTCTGAGACAAAAACAGGCTTTCGCATCCCCGCCTTTATATGGATTATTTTAGCCGTGCTGGCCGTAGTAGCCGCCGGCGCAGGTATTATCTGGTTCCTTAACAGGCAGCGTCAGAAAAAAAGAGCGGAAATGCGCAGGAGAAGGGAGCGAAGAATCCAGCGCTTAAAGGAGATCGGCGTATCCTCTGATGACTTTGAACAAATAATGGCTTCTAAGCATACTCCTTCTTTAGGTAAGCGGAAAGGACGGAAAAAATAAGTGGATAACAAAAAAGCACCAGAAAAAAAGCATCGCAAAGTAGAGCCAGATATTTTGATGCATAATATTCACATTACTACTGTAATCCTAGTAATTACCACAGCTATTTCCTTTGCGTTTTTTGCCAGCACAGACAGCACTGAAAATATATCTACCTTTTATATTCTGGCTATTGTATTTATTGCCAGATTTACAGACGGTTATATTCCAGGCATCCTGGCCTCCTTAATTTCCGTTATATGTATTAACTGGGGATTTACTTATCCCTACCTGGCTTTGAATTTCAGCCTTAACGGGTATCCTCTTACATTCCTGGTTATGCTTTTGATTGCAACCTTAACCAGTACTGCCACCACCCATTTAAAGGAAAAAAACAGAATTCTCCATAAGCAGGAGAAACTGCTGATGGAGGCTGAAAAGGAGAAGCTGAGGGCGAATTTGCTGCGGGCCATTTCCCATGACCTGCGCACTCCCCTAACAAGTATTATCGGCAACAGCGCCGCTTACCTGGACAATGACAAAACCTTGTCCCGCCGGGATAAGCATCTGCTGATTCAAAATATTTACGACGATTCCAACTGGCTTTTAAACATGGTGGAAAATCTGCTTTCTGTTACCAGAATCCACGAGACAGGAGCTCAGGTGACAAAATCCTTAGAGCCCCTGGAAGAAGTAATTTCTGAGGCAGTAAGGCGTTTTAAAAAAAGGCTTCCCAATGCCCATGTAAATGTTACTATTCCAAATGATTTTATTATGATTCCAATGGATGCCACCTTGATTATCCAGGTAATTTTAAATCTTCTGGAAAATGCAGTTTATCACTCCCAGTCAGATGAGCCTTTAAATTTAGTATGTTCTATTAATGATACTCATGCACAATTTGAAGTTATTGACCACGGAGTAGGAATTAAAGAAGAGCTTTTGGATACCTTATTTGACGGATATGTTTCCACCCCTAATTCTAACAGTGATTCTCATAAAGGAATGGGTATCGGACTATCTATCTGCAAAGCTATTATTGTTGCCCATAACGGAAAAATATGGGCTGTAAACGACGGAGACGGAGCCCACATTATATTTATTTTACCACTAGGAGAGGAGACTTATGAAACATAAAATAACGATTGTTGTAATTGAAGACGAAAAAAACATCTGTAATTTTATTGAAACCACGCTTTCCACCCATGGCTATAAGGTTATGAGCGCGTACACAGGAAAGGACGGACTTTCTTATATTGCCTCTGTCTGCCCGGATGCAGTTCTTTTAGACCTGGGACTGCCTGACGTTGACGGTATGGACATTATTAAACAGGTCCGCGAATTTTCCTCTGTTCCTATTATTGTTATTTCTGCCAGAACACAGGAATCAGAAAAAGTAAATGCATTAGATAAAGGCGCCGACGACTATATTACAAAGCCCTTTGGCACTGACGAGCTCCTTGCCAGAATCCGCACAGCCCTGCGCCACAGCCAGCTTCCCGGCTCCCCCGGCGGCTCCCCTGAATCTGTTTATAAATCAGGCGATTTAGTAATTAATTTTGACAAGCGCCTGGTTACTGTAGGAGGAACTGATATTCATTTAACTCAAATCGAATACAAACTAGTTTCCCTTCTGGCGCAGAACGCAGGCAGAGTTCTTACTTATGATTACATTATTAATCAAATTTGGGGACCGTACGCAGACAGCAATAATCAGATTCTCAGAGTAAATATGGCTCATATCCGCCGGAAAATGGAGGCTTCCCCTGCGGAGCCAAAATATATCAGCACAGAAATCGGCGTAGGATATAGGATGAAGGAAAGCGATTAAGGCCAACTAAGGTATTGTAAATCAAAAGAAGGGGCAGGATACAGACATGGAAAATCAACCGTCATTGACCACGATTGCATATGAAAAAATAAAAGAGCAGATTTTAAACCAGGCCCTGCTTCCCGGTTCTGCAATCGGGGAAATTGAACTGGCCAAGCAGCTTAAAATGAGCCGCACTCCTGTCCGCGATGCTGTGAAACGGCTGGAATCTGAAGGCCTTGTGGAGGTAATTCCCAGAAAGGGAACTTTTATCAGACATTTAACTGCAACAGAGCTGATTATGTGCTATGAGGTTACAGAAGGTCTGGAAGGTATGCTGGCTTACAGAATTGCAGCCCAAATAAAGGAAGGCCTGCTGCAGCCGGAAAGCTTAAAGCCCTTGTCCTCTTTCATAGAGGAAATGGACCGCTGCTATGCGGAAAACGAAACCCGCCTTTGGGTTATGAGCGATGAAAAATTTCATCAGGAATTATACTCTCTTTGCGACAATACCATCTTAAAAGAGTATATTGAAAAAATCAAAACTCAGTTTAATTGTGTTTCCTGGTTTATTACTCCTAAATATGTGGACCGAAGGCTTTCCAATGAAGAACATAAGGAATTGTACGCCAGTCTGATGGTGGGGGATTCAGAAAACGCCAGACAGGTGGCCCAGAAGCAGCGGGCCCGCATTCGGAATGAAATCAAAAAAAATTATACATAAACAAGCACTTTTTCAGGGCGTTGAGAAATCAATGCTCTTTTTTTATGTTTCTAAACAAAATGCACAAATATCTTTTTTATCCTTGTCACTAATACATATGGACTGGATATAGGAAATCTTTTATTATAGATATATCATGTGATATACAAGTAAGTATGTAAGTATTTTAAGTTCACTTTTACATAAAGGGGGTTACTTATGTTTGTTGAACCAAATAATATTTTGTTTACTGATAAGGGAAAAGGCATCACTCAGCGTATGCTGGGATATCACAGCCAGCTGATGGCTGTGGAAATGACCTTTCAAAAAGGCTCTTCCATGCCGCCTCACAGCCACGCAGACCATGTGCAGGGAATTTATATTGTAAAAGGCAGCTTTAAAATCACCTGCGGGGAAGTAACCAGGGTTATGAAGGCAGGGGAGATGTGTTATGCAGATAAGGGGGAGATTCACGGCACATATTGTCTGGAGGATCAGTCCATTCTTTTAGATATTCATTCGCCGATGCGAGCCGATATTCTGGAGGAAGGACTAAACTATAACAGTCAAAAAAGATAAGGGGGATTATTGACATGAGTGAACAGGAAAAGACATCTTATGATATTTCCAAAGATCAGCTGCGGCCTTCTGACACAAGAGTTATGGATCCGGTTTCCTATACTCTTGCCTGGATTGGCGGAAATATTTCCGTAGCTATTTTTATGGTAGGCGCCAGTCTTGTACCTCCCGCAGGAAAGCTGAATCTGCTTCAGGCGTTTATTGCTTTACTCATCGGCTTATCCTTAACTGCTGTTGTACTTACAATCAACGGGGCTCCCGGACATAAATATGGAATCCCTTATGTTGTCCAGGCCCGCCCTGTATTCGGCACTACAGGCTTAAAGCTTCCTGCCTTACTTCGGTGAATTCCTGCCCTTGTATGGTTTGGAGTGCAAAGCTGGGTTGGAGCGTCCGCTGTCAATGCCATCACCAGCAGAATGTTCCACTTTGATAATCTAATAGTGATTTTTATTGTGTTTGTTCTCATCCAGGCTATTTTATCTTATACAGGAATGAGAGGAATTAAATGGATTGAAAATATCGGCGTGTTTATTATTTTCTTCTCAGTAGTTTATATGACCTATATTATTGTTACAAACTTTGGAGCCAGTATTTCAGAAAACCTTATTAAATACAAGGGCTCATGGGGAATGCCTTTTATTGCCGCTATTACCGCCAGTTTAGGCTTTTCTACTACAATCGTAACGAATATATCCGATTTTATGAAAGATGTTTCCAAATCAGTGAAAACGCCCTTTACTGCTGTTCTGCACTGGATTGCATTTGTGCCCACCAATATGTTTTTAGGCCTTATTGGCCTTATGACAGCCAGCATCACCGGGGAGTGGGACCCTATTCAGCTTTTTACAAAAACGCTGCCTGACAGTCCGGTGCTTATTGTTTCACTTATTTTTATTGCATTTGCCCAGATTACAACTAATTTATATAACAATCTGGTGCCGGCCAGCTATGTTTTAATGGATTTAACAAAGCTGGAGTATAAATTTGCCGCGCCTATATGCGTTATTTTATCTGTTGCTACATTTCCCTGGAAAATCGCTTCTGTAGGTGCATTTTTAATCTTTATTGAAATATGTACCGCGTTTTTCGGCGCTATTTTTGCAGCCCTTGTGACAGATTACTACTTTTTCCGCAAAAAGACTTTAAGTATTGAAACCTTATATGACCCGGAGGGCCCGTTTACAGGTATAAACTGGCGGGGGATTATAGCTATTACCTGCGGCGCTGTTATTGGTTTAATTTTCATAAATGTATCCTGGTTTGTAAGCTTAATCCCTACTGCTCTTGTTTACTATCTTCTTACCAAATATACAAATTTAAGCCCGCAATTTAATAAAGGCACTATTTTTGAAAAATAAAAAGGATGCAATGGTCATATGCTGGACAAATTATTTATTAATGGAATTGTTGTTACTAAGGACTCCCGTTTTCCGGCAAATATTGGCGTAACAGGGGAATTTATCACTCACATTTTATCTCCCAAAGCACAGCCTGAGGCCAAAGAGGTAATAGACTTATCTGGTAAATATATTCTTCCCGGCATGATTGATGCTCATGTGCATTTTGAAGACCCAGGACACACAGACAGGGAGGACATGCTTCACGGAACTGCGGCCTGCGCCGCCGGAGGTATTACTACTGTTATATTAATGCCTACCAATGACCCCTTAGTATTTACTTTAGAAGCATTTCAGAAAAATCTGAAGGCTTATGAAAACAGGGCTTATGTAGATTACGGGATTCACGGAGGGCTGGATGCAGCCAGCTTTCCACATGCCAGAAAACTTTGGAGAGAAAGCGGCATCACTGCTATAAAGGTATTTATGTGCTATGCATCTGCAAATATGGGCTTTGTAACAGACAGAACCTTGTACGAGACTTTAGAACTGGCCAGCCAGGAAGATGCTGTTGTTATTATTCACTGCGAAAATGATGAGATTATTAAAATGAATGAGGACAGGATGAAGGCCGCCGGGCGCACTGACAGGCTGTCCTTTAACCACAGCCGCCCCGGCTTTGGGGAGGTGGAGGCAATACGCAGAGCCTTATTCTTTGCACAGCAGACCGGAGCTAAGGTAATGATTCCTCACGTTTCCACAGCAGAAGGGCTTTTGGAAATCCGCCGGGCCAAAGAAAACGGTGTAAAAGTATGGGCGGAAAGCTGTCCTCAGTATTTTACATTTACAACAGACGATTTTGTAAAGCAGGGACCTTACCTGAAATTTACTCCTGTTATGCATGAGGAGGACAACAGACAGCGGATGTGGGATTTAATTGGAAAAGGATATGTGGACTCTATTGGCTCTGACCACTCCCCTTTTACTGTAGCTGAAAAGGAAGTGGGAATGGATAATATCTGGAAAGCTCCTAATGGTATACCTGGCCTGGAGGCAGAGCTTCCAGTATTTCTTCAGGGGGTAAACGAAGGCCGTCTAACTTTAGAAGATGTTGTAAGAATGACCAGCTATAATCCGGCCCGCATTTATAATCTTCCTTTTAAGGGGGAAATAGCTGTGGGAAATCACGCTGATTTAACTATTGTGGATCTGGATTTAGAAAAGGACTTTACAAAAGAAACCATTCGCTCCAAATGTCCCTGATCCCCATATATGAACCGCCGTTTTAAAGGATGGCCTGTAATGACTGTAGTCAGAGGGCAAATCGCCGCAAAAGACGGCCAGGTAACCGGCAGTCCTTGTCACGGTAAATTTATCAGCAGAAAGAAGTAAAACGTGCTCATAACAATAAAAAATAGTTAAGCGCAAAGCGCGAAACTATTTGCTACCCAAAGTTCGCCATAGCGAAGTTTGGGGTTCCCGTAGTTTTTATGGAACGAGGAACGAGTGAAATAAAAAAGAGAAGACGAAAAATCTAAATAAGCGTTACGGCTAAAAGATTTTAAAGTCTTCTCTTTTTATACCTAATATTTCTTTGTTATGAACACTTAGTGCCTGAATTTTAGGCACTTACGTGCCTGCGTTTTTCTTTGTCAGATTTCTTTTCTGACGTTTTTTTCTGCTTTCTTCTCTTTTGGCGATAATTTCCTCCGCCTGCTCTTCATTTATTGGCTTCATGGTCTTTACAATAAAGGTACTGCCGTCCTCAGCCTTTTTGATCCTGATTTTTCCCTTTACCAAACCGTGCTCCGGACATACTGCCAAACATAAATATATTTTCTGACCGGCCTGAAACCAGCGGATTTTTTTGTGAAGCATCCTTCTGCACTGTCCGCAGATCATATCGCTTACCTTTTTGTCCACCAAAGCCTCCTCCTTTGTGTCAAAGGCTTTAGAAACAAACTTTGTGTATCCCGGAAATTTCAGAGTAATCTCCTCTTCTCTGTTTTTGGGAGGCCGGTAATAATCTACGGAAATAAACGGTTCCACCTTTTTCCAGTCCATTCTGCCCATTACGCGCCCTGTGTAATAAGCATCATCCATAGCCTGATGAAACGGTCTGTCCTGAGTAATCCCCAGCTCCTGAACAGCTGTGTCTAAGGATACTTTCTCTTTCCCGTCCTTGTATAATAAACTATATAATTTTTGTATGTCGTAATACAGCAAAGGCTTGGGCAGCGGATCGCCCATATGGAAATATGCCAGATTCCTCTGAAGCTCCGTCAAATCCATGGACCCCCAGATACAGAATACAAAATCATCTCCGCACCACTCTCTGAAATCTTCAAATGCATCCGGAAAATATGATCCCCTTTCCTGAAGCTCTTCCATGTCTGTGTGAACTACTTCCAGAATTTTATAGTGGAGCTCTGTGTAAATAATAGGCCTTACAAGACGTCTGAACTCAGACATCATTCTAAAATTCCCATCCAGCTTTACTGCGCCGATCTCAATGATCTCAAAAGGCAGATGCTCTACAGTCCCTTCTTTGCCGCTTGGACTTTGGTTCCATTCTAAATCAAGTATAATAAAAGTCTTCATAATATCCGCATTATAGCACATATAAAGAAAAATGCAAAGAGCTAAGAAAATAGGGCCTGCCGCAAAAATCTGCAGCAGGCCCCTCTCATTTGGGCAGTAAGTAATTTCGCGTTTTAACGCTTAACTATTTTTTACTCATATTCTACTACGTCCAGCCATTTCTCCAGCATTTCCTTTTCTTCAGGAATCGCTTTCATAAGTCTGGAGGCAGCTGTAATTGGCATCCAGCGCTGTACGTACTGTTTTGCAGTGTCGCTCTTCTCGCAGAACTTATCCAGATACATGTCTGCCATCTTCATATCCTGTAAAGCAAACAGAAGGTATGTGGTAGCTGCGTCTGCTGAGGCGTTGCCCTGTGTAGCGTGAGACCAGTCCAGAATATGAAACTTGCCTTCTTTATCTACAATAATATTACTTGGGTTGAAGTCTCCATGAAGTACCTTGTAGTGTTTTGGCATACTGCTCAGTCTTGTGCGCAGTTCATAACGTGTAGTAGCGTTAATTGCCTTAGAGTCGGAAATTTTTGTATCCCATTTATCTTTTAACTTATTTAACAAAGGAGCTTTTTTGCTGTGCACTTCCATCTGCAGAGTAACGAAATCATCCATATACTTCTCCAGATTTTCAGGATGCTTCTCCATAAGAGAAGCTAATGTATCCCCCTCAATGTAGTCGGAAATAATCGCCCAGTTTCCGTCCTCTGTTACTGTAACCCCGTGAACTTTTGGAATCGGCAGCCCTGTCTCTTCCACTCTGGCCTGATTTAAAGCCTCGTTTAATACATCTGTTTTTGGAAAGTTTGCATCAAATACCTTCCATGACTTGTCGCCGATCTGATAGATAACCTTATGGGTACGTGTTGCCAAAATTTTATCTGTCTTCATGTTACAATCTCCTTTCCCTTCTCCTATTTATTTGCCATAGTAAGCTTTCAGGTACATTTCCTTAATCTCGCTCATCAGAGGATATCTTGGGTTAGCGCCTGTACACTGATCATCAAACGCCTGCTCAACCATGTTGTCCAGAGTATCCAGGAAATATTTCTCATCTACGCCGTAATCCTTAATGCAGCTCTTAACGCCTACTGCTTTCTTTAATTCTTCAATCTTCTCAATAAGCTTCTTTACTGCCTCTTCGTCGTTCTTAGCCTGGATGCCGCAGAATCTAGCGCACTCAGCATATCTTGCCATTGTATGAGGATACTGGTACTGGGAGAATGTTCCCATCTTTCTTGGGCACTCAGCGGAGTTAAATTCTACAACTAAAGAGATTAACAGCGCATTTGCAATACCGTGTGGCAGATGGTGGAAAGCGCCCAGTTTATGTGCCATGGAGTGACACACGCCTAAGAATGCATTTGCAAATGCCATACCTGCCATGCAGGAAGCGTCAGCCATTTTCTCACGGGCAATAGCGTTTGTACCATCATTATAACATGTAGGCAGATAATCGAATACATTTTTCATTGCTTTTAATGCAAGACCATCTGTATAATCTGTTGCCATTACAGAAGCATATGCCTCTAATGCATGTGTAAGAACGTCCACGCCGGATGCGCTTGTCAGTCCTTTTGGCTGGCTCATCATATTATCTGTATCTACGATTGCCATGTTTGGAAGCAGCTCATAGTCAGCCAGAGGATATTTTACTCCTGTTTCCTGATCTGTAATAACCGCGAATGGAGTTACCTCAGATCCTGTACCTGAAGATGTTGGAATAGCTACAAAGTATGCCTTCTCGCCCATCTTAGGGAATGTATAAACACGTTTTCTGATATCAATGAAACGCATTGCCATATCCTGAAAATCTACTTCCGGATGCTCGTACATTACCCACATAATCTTTCCTGCGTCCATTGCAGAACCGCCGCCCAGAGCTAAAATTACGTCTGGCTGGAATGCTGTCATTGCCTTAGCGCCTTCCTGTGCGTTTGCAAGTGTAGGATCTGGCTGAACGTTGGAGAATACAGTGTAAACAATGCCAAGCTCATCTAATTTATCTGTAATTGGCTTTGTATAACCGTTCATGTAAAGGAAGCTGTCTGTTACAAGGAACGCTCTCTTCTTGCCTAAAACGTCCCTTAATTCATTTAATGCTACAGGCATACAGCCTTTCTTAAAGTATACCTTTTCAGGAGTCCTTAACCACAGCATGTTTTCTCTCCTCTCTGCAACTGTCTTAATGTTTAATAAGTGTTTAACGCCAACGTTCTCGGAAACAGAGTTGCCGCCCCAGGAACCGCATCCTAGAGTCAGAGATGGAGCTAATTTAAAGTTGTACAGATCACCGATTCCGCCGTGGGAGGATGGTGTATTTACAAGAATACGGCAGGTCTTCATAGCCGCTGCATGTTTAGCCATTTTCTCCTGCTCATTTACATTTACATAGAGAGAAGCTGTATGGCCGTAGCCGCCGTCTGCAACTAATCTTTCTGCTTTTACGATTGCCTCGTCAAATGTTTTTGCCTTGTACATAGCCAGTACTGGGGATAATTTCTCATGGGCAAACTCTTCAGAAATATCTACGGATTCTACTTCGCCGATAATAATTTTTGTATCTACAGGAACATCCACTCCTGCTAAAGCAGCGATTGTGTGAGCAGACTGTCCTACGATTTTAGCGTTTAACGCGCCGTTGATCAGGATGGTCTTGCGCACCTTATCTAACTCGTCGCCTTTTAAGAAGTAGCAGCCTCTTGTCTCAAATTCCTTTTTCACTTCATTATAAATTGGCTCCAGAACTGTTACAGACTGCTCAGAAGCACAGATCATTCCGTTGTCAAATGTCTTAGAATGAATAATAGAGTTTACAGCCATCTTAACGTCTGCTGTATCGTCAATAATAACAGGTGTATTACCGGCGCCAACGCCTAATGCAGGTTTGCCTGAAGAGTAAGCAGCCTTAACCATGCCGGGACCGCCTGTAGCCAGAATTGTGTCTGCGCCTCTCATAACCTCATTTGTTAAGTCCAGAGAAGGAACGTCAATCCATCCGATAATGCCCTCAGGAGCTCCTGCTTTTACTGCTGCGTCTAAAACAATTTTAGCAGCTGCAATTGTACAGCCCTTTGCACGTGGATGTGGGGAAATGATAATTGCGTTTCTGGTTTTTAAAGCAATCAGAGTTTTAAAGATTGCTGTTGAAGTCGGGTTAGTTGTAGGAATAACTGCTGCAATAAGGCCGATTGGCTCTGCAATTTTCTTAATTCCAAATGCTTTGTCTTCTTCTACTACGCCGCATGTTTTTGTATGCTTATAAGCGTTGTAAATGTATTCTGCAGCATAGTTATTTTTAATAACCTTATCTTCCACTACGCCCATGCCTGTCTCTTCAACAGCCATTTTAGCCAGCGGAATTCTCATCTGGTTTGCCGCCTTTGCTGCTTCAAAAAAGATTTTGTCCAC
The window above is part of the Lachnoclostridium edouardi genome. Proteins encoded here:
- a CDS encoding sensor histidine kinase produces the protein MDNKKAPEKKHRKVEPDILMHNIHITTVILVITTAISFAFFASTDSTENISTFYILAIVFIARFTDGYIPGILASLISVICINWGFTYPYLALNFSLNGYPLTFLVMLLIATLTSTATTHLKEKNRILHKQEKLLMEAEKEKLRANLLRAISHDLRTPLTSIIGNSAAYLDNDKTLSRRDKHLLIQNIYDDSNWLLNMVENLLSVTRIHETGAQVTKSLEPLEEVISEAVRRFKKRLPNAHVNVTIPNDFIMIPMDATLIIQVILNLLENAVYHSQSDEPLNLVCSINDTHAQFEVIDHGVGIKEELLDTLFDGYVSTPNSNSDSHKGMGIGLSICKAIIVAHNGKIWAVNDGDGAHIIFILPLGEETYET
- a CDS encoding response regulator → MKHKITIVVIEDEKNICNFIETTLSTHGYKVMSAYTGKDGLSYIASVCPDAVLLDLGLPDVDGMDIIKQVREFSSVPIIVISARTQESEKVNALDKGADDYITKPFGTDELLARIRTALRHSQLPGSPGGSPESVYKSGDLVINFDKRLVTVGGTDIHLTQIEYKLVSLLAQNAGRVLTYDYIINQIWGPYADSNNQILRVNMAHIRRKMEASPAEPKYISTEIGVGYRMKESD
- a CDS encoding D-alanyl-D-alanine carboxypeptidase family protein, which encodes MRRFLTLLLCLLLATCIWPQAAYGAPDWPSNINIEADGGIVIDAETSAVIYGKNIHQQYYPASITKVLTALIVLEQCDLNESVTFSHDAVYNVEAGSSNANLEEGDVLTVEDCLYALLLNSANEAGNALAEHVSGSREAFAELMNQRAAELGCQDSHFANPSGLNDENHYTSAYDMALICQAAIKNDKFRKIDSALYYDLRPTIRDPEGHTLYAHHAMMKKNDSRYYSGIFGGKTGYTSLAGNTLVTFAERDGMTLIAVILNGHLTHYSDTKTLLDFGFNNFQNVDIASNDSTYGSMESDMTIAGLPAGDLSRIVLEKGCSVTLPRDADFSDTNVTLEYDLDSQAPDNAIAKLIYTYNDRVVGSPYLLNETSQLPSLPALPPGETSSDEDQSAVSQAAAAQGEESSQTESSSSQNDETGDNSETKTGFRIPAFIWIILAVLAVVAAGAGIIWFLNRQRQKKRAEMRRRRERRIQRLKEIGVSSDDFEQIMASKHTPSLGKRKGRKK
- a CDS encoding cupin domain-containing protein, yielding MFVEPNNILFTDKGKGITQRMLGYHSQLMAVEMTFQKGSSMPPHSHADHVQGIYIVKGSFKITCGEVTRVMKAGEMCYADKGEIHGTYCLEDQSILLDIHSPMRADILEEGLNYNSQKR
- a CDS encoding TIGR01906 family membrane protein — encoded protein: MKVLYNLLGILCSFCLIIILLITSVEAVAYWTPGYYEKEYSKYHVTEAVHMEMDDLLTVTYEMMDYLKGQRTDLHITTVVDGQEREFFNEREIAHMEDVRNLFLGGITLRRTCMMAASACLLLLLFLKADIKKVLPRTICLGTGIFFIISAVLGGIISTDFTKYFIIFHKIFFNNDLWILDPSTDLLINIVPEPFFMDTAFRIGVLFISGVLIMFIACLACAILEKKSSATK
- a CDS encoding GntR family transcriptional regulator codes for the protein MENQPSLTTIAYEKIKEQILNQALLPGSAIGEIELAKQLKMSRTPVRDAVKRLESEGLVEVIPRKGTFIRHLTATELIMCYEVTEGLEGMLAYRIAAQIKEGLLQPESLKPLSSFIEEMDRCYAENETRLWVMSDEKFHQELYSLCDNTILKEYIEKIKTQFNCVSWFITPKYVDRRLSNEEHKELYASLMVGDSENARQVAQKQRARIRNEIKKNYT
- a CDS encoding trimeric intracellular cation channel family protein; its protein translation is MELHWSILFAMETIGTIAFASSGAMVAIEKNLDLLGVIVLGVTTAVGGGMLRDIIIGNIPPNLFVNPVYVFMALATVIILFLIIRFHRHFLFGRSRITYEKIMNIFDAVGLGAFTVVGIDTAVSSGYGEYHFLAAFLGVMTGVGGGILRDIMADQTPYILKKHVYASASIAGAVAYILLAGQISSDSAMIICSVLVVAIRLLATKYRWNLPTALGNIEKGDIVRDHESSL